From the Vibrio metoecus genome, one window contains:
- the metH gene encoding methionine synthase encodes MRMEVRQQLEQQLKQRILLIDGGMGTMIQSYKLQEEDYRGDRFANWHCDLKGNNDLLVLTQPQIIKDIHSAYLEAGADILETNTFNSTTIAMADYDMQALSDEINFAAAKLAREVADEWTAKNPNKPRYVAGVLGPTNRTCSISPDVNDPGFRNVSFDQLVQAYSESTRALINGGSDLILIETIFDTLNAKACAFAVDSVFEELGINLPVMISGTITDASGRTLSGQTTEAFYNALRHVRPISFGLNCALGPDELRQYVEELSRISECYVSAHPNAGLPNAFGEYDLSAEEMAEHIAEWAQAGFLNLVGGCCGTTPEHIAAIAKAVEGVKPRALPDLKVECRLSGLEPLNIGPETLFVNVGERTNVTGSARFKRLIKEEQYDEALDVAREQVENGAQIIDINMDEGMLDAEACMVRFLNLCASEPEISKVPVMVDSSKWEVIEAGLKCIQGKGIVNSISLKEGKEKFIAQAKLVRRYGAAVIVMAFDEVGQADTRERKLEICRRAYHILVDEVGFPPEDIIFDPNIFAVATGIDEHNNYALDFINAVADIKRDLPHAMISGGVSNVSFSFRGNNYVREAIHAVFLYHCFKHGMDMGIVNAGQLEIYDNVPLKLREAVEDVILNRRNDGTERLLEIAEAYRENSVGKEEDASALEWRAWPVAKRLEHALVKGITEFIVQDTEEARQQASKPLEVIEGPLMDGMNVVGDLFGEGKMFLPQVVKSARVMKQAVAYLEPFINAQKSGSTSNGKILLATVKGDVHDIGKNIVGVVLQCNNFEIIDLGVMVPCEQILKVAREQNVDIIGLSGLITPSLDEMVHVAKEMERQGFELPLLIGGATTSKAHTAVKIEQNYHAPVVYVNNASRAVGVCTSLLSDELRPGFIERLDLDYERTRDQHAHKTPKSRPVTLEQARANKAALDWANYTPPAPAKPGVHVFENIALATLRPYIDWTPFFMTWSLMGKYPAILEHEEVGEEAKRLFHDANALLDKVEREGLLKASGMCALFPAASVGDDIEVYSDESRTQVAHVLYNLRQQTEKPKGANYCLSDYVAPKESGKRDWIGAFAVTGGIGERALADAYKAQGDDYNAIMIQAVADRLAEAFAEYLHEKMRKEIWGYASDENLSNDELIRERYQGIRPAPGYPACPEHTEKATLWQMLNVEETIGMSLTTSYAMWPGASVSGWYFSHPDSRYFAVAQIQQDQLHSYAERKGWSLQEAEKWLAPNLDA; translated from the coding sequence GTGAGAATGGAAGTGAGACAACAACTTGAGCAACAACTGAAACAGCGTATCCTACTGATTGATGGTGGTATGGGAACGATGATTCAGAGTTATAAGTTACAAGAGGAGGATTATCGTGGTGATCGATTTGCAAATTGGCACTGTGATTTAAAAGGAAACAACGACCTCTTAGTGCTTACTCAACCGCAAATCATTAAAGACATTCATTCGGCTTATCTCGAAGCGGGGGCTGATATTCTTGAGACCAACACGTTTAACTCGACCACGATTGCCATGGCTGACTATGACATGCAGGCGCTCAGTGATGAGATTAATTTTGCCGCTGCCAAACTGGCGCGTGAAGTTGCTGATGAATGGACAGCTAAAAATCCTAATAAGCCACGCTATGTCGCTGGTGTGCTTGGTCCAACCAACCGTACGTGTTCTATTTCTCCTGATGTGAATGATCCGGGCTTTCGTAATGTTTCCTTTGACCAGCTTGTTCAGGCCTATTCCGAATCCACCCGTGCTTTGATCAACGGCGGAAGCGATCTGATCCTCATTGAAACCATCTTCGATACACTGAACGCCAAAGCCTGTGCGTTTGCGGTCGATAGCGTATTTGAAGAACTGGGCATCAACTTACCGGTGATGATTTCCGGTACGATTACCGATGCCTCAGGCCGTACTCTGTCTGGACAGACGACGGAAGCTTTCTACAACGCCTTGCGTCATGTACGGCCGATTTCGTTTGGCTTGAACTGTGCGTTAGGCCCTGATGAGCTGCGCCAGTATGTGGAAGAGCTTTCACGCATTTCGGAATGCTATGTTTCCGCGCACCCGAATGCGGGGTTACCGAATGCGTTTGGCGAATACGATCTCTCTGCCGAGGAGATGGCAGAACATATTGCCGAATGGGCGCAAGCAGGTTTTCTTAACTTAGTCGGTGGCTGCTGTGGTACTACTCCTGAGCATATCGCCGCCATTGCCAAAGCCGTCGAGGGTGTAAAACCAAGGGCTCTGCCAGATCTGAAAGTAGAATGTCGTCTCTCGGGTTTAGAGCCGCTCAATATTGGCCCTGAAACCTTGTTTGTTAACGTGGGCGAACGTACTAACGTCACCGGTTCAGCGCGTTTTAAGCGTTTAATTAAAGAAGAGCAATACGACGAAGCGCTCGATGTGGCGCGTGAGCAAGTCGAAAACGGCGCGCAGATCATTGATATCAACATGGATGAAGGCATGTTGGACGCCGAGGCGTGCATGGTGCGCTTTTTGAATCTATGCGCCTCTGAACCAGAAATCTCCAAAGTTCCGGTGATGGTCGACTCCTCGAAATGGGAGGTGATTGAAGCGGGTCTGAAATGCATTCAGGGTAAAGGCATCGTCAACTCTATTTCTTTAAAAGAAGGCAAAGAGAAGTTTATTGCCCAAGCCAAATTGGTGCGTCGCTATGGTGCCGCCGTGATTGTGATGGCGTTTGACGAAGTGGGCCAAGCCGATACCCGTGAGCGCAAATTGGAGATCTGTCGTCGGGCTTACCATATTTTGGTCGATGAAGTGGGCTTCCCACCGGAAGATATTATTTTTGACCCTAACATCTTTGCCGTTGCGACCGGAATTGATGAGCACAATAACTATGCGTTGGATTTCATTAATGCGGTGGCAGACATTAAGCGTGATCTGCCGCATGCGATGATTTCTGGCGGTGTGTCTAACGTTTCCTTCTCTTTCCGCGGCAACAACTATGTGCGTGAAGCGATCCATGCTGTTTTCCTTTATCACTGCTTCAAACACGGTATGGACATGGGGATTGTCAACGCAGGGCAGCTTGAAATCTACGATAACGTGCCGCTGAAACTGCGCGAGGCAGTGGAAGATGTAATCCTCAATCGACGTAACGATGGCACGGAAAGATTGCTTGAAATTGCCGAAGCGTATCGCGAAAACAGTGTCGGTAAAGAAGAGGATGCTTCTGCGTTAGAGTGGCGCGCATGGCCTGTGGCTAAGCGTCTAGAACACGCTTTAGTCAAAGGCATCACCGAATTTATCGTCCAAGACACTGAAGAAGCACGTCAGCAAGCCAGCAAACCGCTGGAAGTGATTGAAGGGCCGTTGATGGATGGCATGAACGTGGTCGGTGACTTGTTCGGGGAAGGGAAAATGTTCCTCCCACAAGTCGTAAAATCAGCGCGTGTCATGAAACAAGCCGTTGCGTATCTTGAGCCTTTCATTAATGCGCAAAAAAGTGGTAGCACCTCCAATGGCAAGATCTTGCTGGCGACTGTAAAAGGCGATGTGCATGACATTGGTAAGAACATTGTTGGCGTTGTGCTGCAGTGTAATAACTTCGAGATCATCGATCTTGGTGTGATGGTGCCTTGTGAACAGATCCTCAAAGTCGCGCGCGAGCAAAATGTCGATATCATCGGTCTCTCTGGGCTTATCACGCCGTCTTTGGATGAGATGGTGCACGTGGCGAAAGAGATGGAGCGACAAGGGTTTGAACTGCCACTTTTGATTGGTGGGGCAACGACGTCTAAAGCGCATACTGCGGTGAAGATCGAGCAGAATTATCATGCGCCTGTGGTGTACGTGAATAACGCATCGCGCGCGGTGGGGGTGTGTACTTCACTACTGTCTGATGAGCTGCGTCCCGGTTTTATCGAACGTTTGGATCTCGATTATGAGCGCACGCGTGATCAGCATGCTCATAAAACGCCCAAATCGCGGCCAGTCACATTAGAGCAGGCACGTGCTAATAAAGCGGCGCTGGATTGGGCAAATTACACGCCGCCCGCTCCTGCGAAACCGGGTGTGCATGTGTTTGAAAACATTGCGTTAGCCACACTACGTCCTTACATCGACTGGACGCCTTTCTTTATGACTTGGTCGCTTATGGGCAAATACCCTGCCATTTTGGAGCATGAAGAGGTTGGTGAAGAAGCCAAACGTCTATTTCATGATGCCAATGCCTTGCTTGATAAAGTAGAGCGAGAAGGGCTACTGAAAGCCAGTGGTATGTGTGCGCTGTTCCCAGCAGCGAGCGTGGGTGATGATATTGAGGTGTACAGCGACGAATCGCGTACGCAAGTGGCGCATGTGCTGTACAACTTGCGTCAGCAGACCGAAAAGCCGAAAGGAGCCAACTACTGTTTGTCAGACTATGTCGCTCCGAAAGAGAGCGGTAAGCGCGATTGGATTGGCGCGTTTGCGGTGACAGGTGGCATTGGTGAGCGAGCATTGGCCGATGCTTATAAAGCACAAGGTGATGATTACAATGCGATCATGATCCAAGCGGTGGCCGATCGTTTGGCGGAAGCCTTTGCGGAATATCTGCATGAAAAAATGCGTAAAGAGATTTGGGGCTACGCGAGCGATGAAAATCTCTCAAATGATGAGCTGATCCGAGAGCGTTATCAGGGGATTCGACCAGCACCGGGTTATCCTGCCTGTCCAGAGCACACCGAAAAAGCGACCTTGTGGCAGATGCTGAATGTTGAAGAGACCATCGGCATGTCACTGACCACTAGCTATGCGATGTGGCCGGGCGCTTCGGTATCCGGTTGGTATTTCTCGCATCCTGATTCTCGCTATTTTGCGGTCGCGCAGATCCAGCAAGATCAGCTGCACAGCTACGCTGAGCGTAAAGGTTGGAGTTTGCAAGAAGCCGAAAAATGGCTAGCGCCGAACCTCGATGCTTAA
- the lysC gene encoding lysine-sensitive aspartokinase 3, giving the protein MSTFNVAKFGGTSVANFEAMSRCSAIIENNPQTRLVVSSACSGVTNLLVELANGVASAERRQAILQQLADIHYVIIDQLADPTRVEKEVKAVLDSVASAAEAASFQSSKKLTDHLVACGELISTYILAQLMRERGVDAVRFDIREVLRTDDHYGRAEPQLAEIAQLAKEKLVPLCEQYVVVTQGFIGSDAQGNTTTLGRGGSDYSAALIAEAVQACGLEIWTDVPGIYSTDPRIAPKAAPIPEISFSEASEMANFGAKILHPSTLLPAVRHGIPVFVGSSKEPEKGGTWIRKQVESAPLYRALALRCNQTMVTLRSAQMFHAYGFLAKVFEILAKHKISVDLITTSEISVSLTLDKTDTSGGAPELPEAVRTELEELCTVEVEYNLCLIALIGNKMKESRGYAKQVFSVLEDYNLRMICYGASAHNLCFLLHESVSKQAVQKLHKELFEQE; this is encoded by the coding sequence GTGAGCACATTTAACGTCGCCAAATTTGGTGGTACTAGTGTCGCCAACTTTGAAGCCATGAGCCGTTGTTCGGCCATTATCGAAAACAATCCACAAACACGCTTAGTAGTCAGCAGCGCCTGCTCTGGGGTGACCAATTTATTGGTCGAACTCGCCAATGGCGTGGCCTCAGCGGAACGTCGCCAAGCGATTTTGCAACAACTGGCTGATATCCATTATGTGATTATCGACCAGCTCGCCGATCCGACACGCGTCGAAAAAGAAGTCAAAGCCGTGCTAGATTCTGTGGCGAGTGCTGCAGAAGCCGCCTCATTTCAATCGAGCAAGAAATTGACCGACCACTTAGTGGCGTGCGGTGAGCTGATTTCTACTTATATCTTGGCTCAACTGATGCGTGAGCGTGGTGTTGATGCGGTACGTTTTGATATCCGCGAAGTGCTACGTACGGATGACCACTACGGTCGTGCCGAGCCACAACTGGCAGAAATCGCTCAGTTGGCCAAAGAAAAACTGGTTCCATTGTGTGAACAGTATGTGGTGGTGACTCAAGGCTTTATCGGCTCTGATGCCCAAGGCAATACAACGACCTTAGGCCGCGGTGGCAGTGATTATTCAGCAGCTTTGATTGCCGAAGCCGTGCAAGCTTGTGGCTTGGAAATTTGGACAGACGTGCCGGGGATCTACAGTACCGATCCACGTATCGCGCCAAAAGCAGCGCCGATTCCTGAGATAAGCTTTAGCGAAGCCTCAGAAATGGCCAATTTTGGTGCCAAAATACTGCATCCATCCACATTGCTTCCAGCCGTGCGTCATGGCATTCCGGTGTTTGTTGGTTCTTCAAAAGAACCAGAAAAAGGCGGCACTTGGATCCGTAAACAAGTCGAAAGCGCGCCACTGTATCGCGCACTTGCACTACGCTGTAATCAAACCATGGTGACACTGCGTAGCGCGCAGATGTTCCATGCTTACGGTTTCCTCGCCAAAGTGTTCGAAATTCTCGCCAAGCATAAAATTTCGGTCGATCTCATCACCACATCAGAAATCAGCGTGTCACTGACACTGGATAAAACCGATACCTCAGGTGGTGCACCAGAATTGCCTGAAGCGGTGCGCACCGAGTTGGAAGAGCTGTGTACGGTAGAAGTCGAATACAACCTGTGTTTGATTGCTCTGATCGGCAACAAGATGAAAGAGAGCCGCGGCTACGCAAAACAAGTATTCAGCGTATTGGAAGATTACAACCTCCGTATGATTTGCTATGGCGCCAGCGCGCATAACCTCTGCTTCTTGCTGCATGAATCTGTCTCTAAGCAAGCGGTGCAGAAACTGCATAAAGAGCTGTTTGAGCAAGAATAA
- a CDS encoding phosphoadenylyl-sulfate reductase: MPNRTAPTLEELLTLNKVQQTLRLTEVNQHLESLSAQERVVWALENLQGNHALSSSFGIQAAVMLHLLTSVKSDIPVVLTDTGYLFPETYQFIDELTERLNLNLKVYSAPVSAAWQEARYGKLWEQGVEGIERYNQINKVEPMRRALDELNIGTWFSGLRREQSQSRASLPILSVQNGVFKFLPVIDWTNKEVHYYLKDNDLPYHPLWEQGYLSVGDTHTTQKWQPGMSEEQTRFFGLKRECGLHEDNQ; the protein is encoded by the coding sequence ATGCCTAACCGTACCGCTCCAACACTAGAAGAGTTACTAACGTTAAATAAGGTGCAGCAAACGCTGCGCCTAACGGAAGTCAATCAACATCTGGAATCCCTCAGCGCGCAAGAGCGCGTCGTATGGGCTCTAGAAAATCTGCAGGGCAATCATGCACTGTCATCGAGCTTTGGTATCCAAGCCGCAGTGATGCTTCATTTATTGACTTCAGTGAAGAGTGACATTCCTGTCGTTTTAACCGATACCGGCTATCTGTTCCCAGAAACCTATCAGTTTATCGATGAGCTGACTGAGCGCCTCAATCTGAACTTAAAAGTTTACTCCGCGCCTGTATCAGCGGCTTGGCAAGAAGCTCGCTACGGAAAACTGTGGGAACAAGGTGTTGAAGGGATCGAACGCTATAACCAGATCAATAAAGTAGAACCGATGCGTAGAGCGTTGGATGAACTTAATATCGGTACGTGGTTTTCTGGCTTACGACGCGAGCAGTCACAATCACGAGCAAGCTTACCGATTCTATCGGTACAAAATGGCGTGTTTAAATTCCTGCCAGTGATCGATTGGACTAATAAAGAGGTGCACTATTATCTCAAGGATAATGATCTGCCTTACCATCCACTTTGGGAACAAGGCTATCTTTCGGTTGGAGATACGCACACGACACAGAAATGGCAACCGGGGATGAGTGAAGAGCAAACTCGCTTCTTTGGTTTAAAGCGTGAGTGTGGGTTACACGAAGATAATCAGTAA
- a CDS encoding cation:proton antiporter — MSVYHTLCFLSAAAMLIAFLNSKISKMQTTIAITAGSMMLSLLILIAGQNNWFHLSQIATETVTSINFENFLLKGILGFLLFAGGLGIKLPNLKDQKWEITVLALGATLFSTFFIGFALYGFCQLIGIQFDLVYCLLFGALISPTDPIAVLAIVKKLKAPKRISTQIEGESLFNDGFGLVIFVTIFTIAFGHETPTIGSVTLLFMQEAIGGIVYGFLLGLLFHYLISATDDHSMELLLTIGIPTAGYAFADVVHVSGPLAMVVSGIMIGNWTRFIGFSKESEEHLDHFWELVDEFLNGVLFLLIGMSMLLFEFHQEDWILMAFAIPVVLCGRYLSVFVSYIGFKRYRTYNPWSIRILTWGGLRGGLALAMALSIPSGIMVIPEKLIDVKELILVMTYAVVVFSILVQGSTITPMIEKAKKTEKAMQAELEPESEQPLTQQENHN; from the coding sequence ATGTCCGTCTATCACACTTTGTGCTTCCTCTCGGCGGCAGCCATGTTGATTGCTTTTTTAAACAGCAAGATCAGCAAAATGCAAACGACCATCGCGATTACTGCTGGTTCGATGATGTTGTCTTTATTAATCCTCATCGCAGGTCAAAACAACTGGTTCCATCTCTCCCAAATCGCGACAGAAACCGTCACCAGTATCAACTTTGAAAATTTTCTGCTCAAAGGGATTCTAGGCTTCCTACTTTTTGCTGGTGGTTTGGGGATTAAGCTACCCAATCTAAAAGATCAAAAGTGGGAAATTACCGTACTAGCACTTGGTGCTACCTTATTCTCGACTTTCTTTATCGGATTTGCGCTGTACGGTTTCTGTCAGTTGATCGGCATTCAGTTTGATCTGGTCTACTGTCTACTGTTCGGTGCTCTCATTTCCCCCACAGACCCAATTGCCGTTCTCGCGATTGTGAAGAAGCTAAAAGCACCAAAACGCATTTCTACCCAGATTGAAGGTGAATCACTCTTCAACGATGGTTTTGGTCTGGTTATCTTTGTCACGATCTTTACGATTGCTTTTGGTCATGAAACTCCGACCATCGGCAGTGTTACCTTGCTCTTCATGCAAGAAGCCATTGGCGGCATTGTTTACGGCTTCTTGCTCGGGTTATTGTTTCACTACCTTATTTCGGCAACCGATGACCACTCGATGGAGCTGTTGTTAACCATAGGTATTCCAACTGCAGGCTATGCCTTTGCCGACGTAGTTCACGTTTCAGGTCCACTGGCGATGGTGGTTTCTGGCATCATGATTGGTAACTGGACTCGATTTATTGGCTTCTCAAAAGAGAGCGAAGAGCATCTCGATCACTTCTGGGAATTGGTCGATGAATTCCTCAACGGCGTCTTGTTCCTACTGATCGGCATGTCGATGCTGTTGTTCGAATTCCACCAAGAAGATTGGATCTTGATGGCATTTGCAATTCCTGTTGTTCTGTGTGGGCGTTATCTGAGTGTGTTTGTCTCTTACATTGGTTTTAAGCGCTACCGTACCTACAACCCTTGGTCAATCCGCATTTTGACTTGGGGTGGCTTACGCGGTGGTTTAGCACTCGCGATGGCACTCTCTATCCCTTCAGGAATCATGGTCATCCCAGAGAAGCTTATCGATGTAAAAGAGCTGATTCTCGTCATGACCTACGCTGTGGTTGTTTTTTCAATTCTAGTACAAGGCTCTACTATTACCCCGATGATTGAGAAAGCGAAAAAAACCGAGAAAGCAATGCAAGCAGAGCTTGAACCTGAGAGCGAGCAGCCACTCACTCAACAAGAGAACCACAACTAA
- the cysI gene encoding assimilatory sulfite reductase (NADPH) hemoprotein subunit — protein sequence MSANENPSVQEVLGEVLGPWSDNERLKRESHFLRGTIEQDLQDRITGGFTADNFQLIRFHGMYQQDDRDIRAERSKQKLEPLHNVMLRARMPGGIITPHQWLAIDKFATEHTLYGSIRLTTRQTFQFHGVLKPNIKLMHQTLNSIGIDSIATAGDVNRNVLCTSNPVESQLHLEAYEWAKKISEHLLPKTRAYAEIWLDGEKVEGPDEEPILGSNYLPRKFKTTVVIPPHNDVDVHANDLNFVAIGENGQLVGFNVLVGGGLAMTHGDTSTYPRRADDFGFIPLEKTLEVAAAVVSTQRDWGNRSNRKNAKTKYTLDRVGVEVFKAEVEKRAGIAFAPSRAYEFTSRGDRIGWVEGIDGKHHLTLFIENGRLLDFPGKPLKTGVAEIAKVHQGDFRMTSNQNLIVAGVPADQKQHIEQLAREHGLIDDGVSEQRINSMACVAFPTCPLAMAEAERFLPSFVTEVEGILAKHALPKEENIILRVTGCPNGCGRAMLAEIGLVGKAPGRYNLHLGGNRNGTRIPKMYKENITDTQILQEIDELVGRWASERLEGEEFGDFTIRAGIIEEVIISKRDFYA from the coding sequence ATGAGCGCAAATGAAAACCCATCAGTACAAGAGGTGCTTGGCGAAGTGCTCGGCCCATGGTCGGATAATGAACGCCTAAAGCGCGAGAGTCATTTTCTACGCGGGACGATCGAGCAAGATCTGCAAGATCGCATTACCGGCGGCTTTACCGCAGACAACTTCCAACTCATCCGCTTTCATGGCATGTATCAGCAAGATGATCGTGATATCCGTGCTGAGCGTAGCAAGCAGAAGCTTGAGCCTTTGCACAATGTCATGCTCCGTGCGCGTATGCCGGGAGGGATCATCACTCCTCACCAGTGGCTCGCGATCGATAAGTTTGCAACCGAACATACTCTGTACGGCAGTATCCGTTTAACCACACGACAAACGTTTCAGTTTCACGGTGTGCTTAAGCCGAATATCAAACTGATGCATCAAACCTTAAACAGCATTGGTATCGATTCGATTGCGACCGCAGGGGATGTGAACCGTAACGTTTTGTGTACCTCTAACCCCGTGGAATCTCAGCTGCATCTCGAAGCCTACGAGTGGGCAAAAAAGATCAGTGAGCACCTACTGCCGAAAACACGCGCTTATGCCGAAATTTGGTTGGATGGTGAAAAGGTGGAAGGACCCGATGAAGAGCCCATTTTAGGTTCAAACTATTTACCGCGTAAGTTCAAAACGACCGTTGTGATCCCGCCACATAATGATGTGGATGTACACGCCAATGACTTGAACTTTGTCGCGATTGGTGAAAATGGCCAGTTGGTCGGTTTTAACGTGTTGGTGGGTGGTGGCCTTGCGATGACGCACGGCGATACTTCAACCTATCCTCGTCGTGCCGATGACTTTGGTTTTATTCCTTTGGAGAAAACGTTGGAGGTTGCGGCTGCGGTGGTGAGTACGCAACGCGATTGGGGTAACCGCTCTAACCGTAAAAATGCCAAAACCAAGTACACCTTAGATCGTGTCGGGGTTGAGGTATTTAAAGCCGAAGTTGAAAAACGCGCGGGAATTGCGTTTGCACCAAGCCGAGCTTATGAGTTTACCAGCCGTGGCGATCGGATTGGTTGGGTTGAAGGCATCGATGGCAAACATCATTTAACCCTGTTTATTGAAAATGGCCGCTTATTGGATTTTCCGGGTAAGCCACTGAAAACGGGTGTCGCTGAAATTGCTAAGGTGCATCAAGGCGATTTCCGGATGACGTCTAACCAAAACTTGATTGTGGCTGGTGTGCCAGCGGATCAGAAACAGCACATTGAGCAGCTCGCACGTGAACATGGCTTGATTGATGATGGTGTGAGTGAGCAGCGTATCAATTCTATGGCGTGTGTGGCCTTCCCAACTTGTCCATTGGCGATGGCGGAAGCCGAGCGTTTTCTACCTTCTTTTGTCACAGAAGTGGAAGGTATTTTGGCAAAACATGCGTTACCAAAAGAAGAGAACATCATTTTGCGTGTGACGGGCTGCCCGAATGGGTGCGGTCGAGCCATGTTGGCTGAGATTGGCCTAGTCGGTAAAGCACCGGGTCGCTACAACCTCCATTTAGGCGGCAATCGAAATGGAACGCGCATTCCTAAGATGTATAAAGAGAACATTACCGATACGCAAATCCTTCAAGAAATTGATGAGTTGGTGGGACGCTGGGCGAGTGAGCGTCTGGAAGGAGAAGAATTTGGTGATTTCACCATCCGCGCAGGCATTATTGAAGAGGTCATTATCTCGAAGAGGGATTTCTATGCCTAA
- a CDS encoding assimilatory sulfite reductase (NADPH) flavoprotein subunit, which translates to MSLGNTLPPALAGLASPLNDLQLNQLQQTVTQLNPQQLAWVSGYFWGLSQSNALNTPQLSSAQTLPLAAAGKLTIIFASQTGNAKGVAQALLKEAQAEGINTQLFDASDYKGKDLTKETHVIFVASTNGEGEAPDNALALHEFLKSKKAPKLPNLKYGVLGLGDSSYQFFCQTGKDFDQFLENLGAQRLVERLDADVDYQTAATEWRKQVLSILKDELTGATAVTSVVTFAVSQTAESHYSKEQPYTASLSTSQKITGRDSGKDVRHIEIDLADSGITYQPGDALGVWYENRPQLVNALLDSVGLSGHEEVQVDGETLSLHSALTHHYEITAANPQLVAQFAELAQSEKLTSLAQDKEALREYATRTQVIDVLREEKVTLSAIQLLSLLRRLTPRLYSIASSQSEVGEEVHLTVGVVEYEYKGAQRLGGASSFLAHQLEEGAPVKVFVEHNNNFKLPSDDNAPVIMVGPGTGIAPFRSFIQERENRGAAGKNWLLFGDRTFTQDFLYQVEWQKYLKSGVLNRLDVAFSRDQHEKVYVQHRLLEQAELLWQWLQEGAYFYVCGDASRMAKDVHQALITVVEQQGGLNREQAEEYVSELRKEKRYQRDVY; encoded by the coding sequence ATGTCTTTAGGAAACACTCTACCTCCGGCACTAGCTGGGCTCGCTAGTCCGTTAAATGATCTACAACTCAATCAACTTCAACAGACAGTTACCCAACTCAATCCCCAGCAATTGGCTTGGGTGAGTGGTTATTTTTGGGGGCTTAGTCAATCCAATGCGCTGAATACCCCTCAATTGTCTTCTGCGCAAACACTGCCGCTGGCTGCTGCTGGCAAATTAACCATTATTTTTGCTTCGCAAACGGGAAATGCGAAAGGCGTTGCCCAAGCGTTATTGAAAGAAGCGCAAGCGGAAGGTATTAATACCCAACTGTTTGATGCTAGTGATTACAAAGGCAAAGACTTAACTAAAGAAACTCATGTGATCTTTGTTGCTTCAACCAATGGTGAAGGAGAAGCTCCTGATAATGCATTGGCTTTGCATGAATTCTTAAAATCGAAAAAAGCGCCCAAGCTGCCTAATCTTAAATACGGCGTCTTAGGGTTGGGGGATTCCAGTTATCAGTTTTTCTGCCAAACCGGCAAAGATTTTGACCAGTTTTTAGAAAACCTTGGGGCGCAACGTCTGGTTGAGCGCTTAGATGCGGATGTCGATTATCAGACTGCAGCGACTGAGTGGCGCAAGCAAGTGCTGTCTATTTTGAAAGATGAGCTGACAGGAGCCACGGCAGTGACGAGCGTGGTTACTTTCGCAGTGAGCCAGACAGCTGAGAGTCATTACAGTAAAGAGCAACCTTACACGGCGAGCTTATCGACGAGCCAAAAAATTACTGGCCGTGATTCAGGCAAAGATGTACGCCATATCGAAATTGATTTGGCCGATTCTGGCATCACATATCAACCGGGTGATGCATTAGGTGTGTGGTATGAAAACCGTCCACAGCTGGTTAATGCCCTACTCGATAGCGTAGGACTTTCTGGTCATGAAGAAGTACAAGTGGATGGTGAAACGCTTTCTCTGCATTCGGCACTGACTCATCATTATGAAATTACTGCAGCCAATCCGCAGTTGGTGGCGCAATTTGCTGAGCTTGCACAAAGCGAAAAGCTCACCTCTTTAGCCCAAGATAAAGAGGCACTGCGTGAATACGCGACGCGTACACAAGTGATTGATGTGTTGCGCGAAGAAAAAGTCACCCTTTCCGCGATTCAACTGTTATCACTTCTCCGTCGTTTAACGCCGCGTCTATATTCGATTGCCTCTAGTCAAAGTGAGGTGGGGGAAGAGGTGCATCTGACGGTTGGGGTGGTCGAGTATGAGTATAAGGGAGCGCAACGCTTGGGTGGTGCATCCAGCTTCTTAGCTCATCAATTAGAAGAAGGTGCTCCAGTTAAAGTCTTTGTTGAGCACAATAACAACTTCAAGTTGCCGAGTGATGATAATGCTCCGGTGATCATGGTTGGCCCCGGAACGGGAATTGCTCCTTTCCGCAGTTTTATTCAAGAGCGTGAAAACCGTGGCGCAGCAGGGAAAAACTGGCTGTTGTTTGGTGATCGCACCTTTACCCAAGATTTCCTCTACCAAGTTGAGTGGCAAAAATATCTTAAGTCTGGTGTGCTTAACCGCTTAGATGTGGCTTTCAGCCGTGATCAGCATGAAAAAGTGTATGTACAGCATCGTTTGTTAGAACAGGCGGAGTTGTTGTGGCAGTGGCTACAGGAAGGTGCTTATTTCTACGTGTGCGGTGATGCATCACGTATGGCGAAAGATGTGCACCAAGCATTGATTACTGTCGTAGAGCAACAAGGTGGCTTGAATCGTGAGCAAGCTGAAGAGTATGTGAGTGAACTGCGTAAAGAAAAACGTTATCAAAGGGATGTCTACTAA